GTTTGAGACTGAGGGTATCACTATTTCAAGAGAGGGTGTTTGAATAGATGTTACTTTTTGATTTAGCAAAAAGCTTATATAGTGGTAAAGCAGCTCTTTGTTTGACTCCATTTGGGAGATGAGCCTTTCTACATTTCCTTTTTTAGCTTTTACTTCCAGCAAGTCGACTTTTTTTGCATAACCGACCTCTATCATCTCTTTCGTCATAGCTTCTAAAGTGCTTATATTTCTCAATATAACGATTAAGTTTGAGATAGAATCTTCAAGCAGAGCCATATCATAAAAACTTTTTCTCGTCTCATATATCTTTTCATTGATAACTTGAGATTTTTCAAGTTTTTTGATTTTCGTAACGGAGTTCATAATATCTTCATAGCTTGATATCTTAAAGCCGGTGAATATAGGAACTTCATACTTTAACTTGCTTTGAAAATAGTTTCTGCTGTCCGGATAATTCAAGTTGTGCGGCGGAGTAGTATAATTTGGGTTTCCTGCCATAAAATTATCCATAAATTCTTTGGCTCCGAAATCTCCGAAATTTGCCTCTCTTGAACTTAGTTTAAAACCAAAGACATTGCCTGCATCGTTTGAAGTTGCAAAATCCTGAATAAAATCCAACTTCCCGTAATGATTCCCAGAAGCGCTTTTTGCGTCCTGTAAAGCAGTTTCAATGTCTACTGTCGCGCTTTTTATCTCTAAGTTTTGAGATTTTAATATCTCTATAGCTTTTTCCAAGTCAACAGAATCCGCGGCACCGAGTGATGGGATATTTAGACATAAACTTATAAATATAAAAATAAATATATTTTTCATAATTATCCTTATGTAAGATTAAATTATTTCTAATTATAACAACTATTTTATTTTATTATATTTAAAGTATAAAATTTTTACAAGAAAGATTTAAGAAAAATATTAAGATATTTTTGGTTAAATTTATTTACCATATCCGTATCGCGCATCATCATTTTTAAAGCATTAAAAGTAGTGTAGTTTTGTCTGTGCGGTCTGTTGTTGGTTAGCGCGTCAAAAACATCGCATATAGCTAAGATAGAAGCAAAATTGCTTATATCACTGCCGGTTAATTGATTTGGATAACCGCTTCCGTCAAACCTCTCATGATGGTGCATAACGGCATTTATGATATATGGATCATGAATTTTGTTTTGATTTAAAATATCGACGCTGTACTGGCTGTGTTTTTGTATCAGCTTCATCTCTTCTTGAGTCAATTGAGACTCTTTTTGAATAACGGTTTCGTCGATTTTTTTTAAACCGACATCATGCAACAGTGCAGCTACGCCTATTTTAAGTAAATCGTCATCATTAAATTTAAGCATATTGCTAAGAGAGACGGCATATATGGCTACATGCAGGGAGTGGCTGTACAGCACATGGTCATTTTCAAAATAAGGCATCGTATTTTTTAAAAATTTTTCATCATATTTTATTAGGTAGATGATGGATTTTACGATAAGTTCAACGCATTCTAAATGTATTATGTTTTCATGGTTGCTTGAGTACATATCAAATAATTGTTCGCTTATTTTATAAAGAATCATAACCCTTTTTTGCGGATTGTCCCTGTTATGTCTTATATAATGTTTTAAACTTTCGCAAGAGAGTATCTGTTTGTCTTCATCTTTTTTAGAGATATATAAGCTTTCTTGATTTTTAAGTTTAGCGTGTAAGCTCTCGGATATTAAAGTCCCAGCCTCTATGATAATGACAAAATCATCATCTTTTTTGATAAAAATATCAAACGGAGCGACACATCCTATCCTTAGAAGGTTTATATCAAGCGATAGGTAAGAGTTTGAATAATTTAATTTTGTTTTTATGACTTTCATTGTTATGATTATAACAAAATTTTTTTTTATAAATCTGTTACTAAAGAATTATTTTGCTAAAATATTTTTTCTAAAAACTGAACCTTAAATGCACTTTTGTAAAAAAGTGCATTTGATACTACGCAAATCTCACAAAGTAAACTTTGTGTAGCTTCAGGGGGTTGCAAGGGACAAGTTTGTCCCTGCCGCTAGAATGGGCTTAGCTCATTCTAGTGTGTAACATCAGATAAAAAAGGTGTACGATGCAGAGCGTAGTTGATTCTCTTAGAAAAAAAGGGAAGATTTATAAAAAGATGCAAGAGATTGCACCAAAAGAGCTTGGCGTAAGAAACAGAATAAAGATATATAAAGCCACTGATATAGCGGGCTATTTTTACTCCATTTTTGCAGTGAGTCAAAAGAGCAAACTGCTTATGAAAGATGTGCATAAATTTGAAGAGATATATGCCAAACTTACTCTTTTTTGCGGACACAATTTTAAATATAAGATTATTTTCATAGATGCGCCGCTATGCTCAAAAGCCAAAGAGGCTCTAATGCAGCAGGGTTGGAAAATTCAAT
This portion of the Sulfurimonas sp. genome encodes:
- a CDS encoding HD domain-containing phosphohydrolase; this translates as MKVIKTKLNYSNSYLSLDINLLRIGCVAPFDIFIKKDDDFVIIIEAGTLISESLHAKLKNQESLYISKKDEDKQILSCESLKHYIRHNRDNPQKRVMILYKISEQLFDMYSSNHENIIHLECVELIVKSIIYLIKYDEKFLKNTMPYFENDHVLYSHSLHVAIYAVSLSNMLKFNDDDLLKIGVAALLHDVGLKKIDETVIQKESQLTQEEMKLIQKHSQYSVDILNQNKIHDPYIINAVMHHHERFDGSGYPNQLTGSDISNFASILAICDVFDALTNNRPHRQNYTTFNALKMMMRDTDMVNKFNQKYLNIFLKSFL
- a CDS encoding TolC family protein, with the translated sequence MKNIFIFIFISLCLNIPSLGAADSVDLEKAIEILKSQNLEIKSATVDIETALQDAKSASGNHYGKLDFIQDFATSNDAGNVFGFKLSSREANFGDFGAKEFMDNFMAGNPNYTTPPHNLNYPDSRNYFQSKLKYEVPIFTGFKISSYEDIMNSVTKIKKLEKSQVINEKIYETRKSFYDMALLEDSISNLIVILRNISTLEAMTKEMIEVGYAKKVDLLEVKAKKGNVERLISQMESNKELLYHYISFLLNQKVTSIQTPSLEIVIPSVSNSDILNNNLDIQKANSGLAVKKSMVDAAQSSYYPMVGAFAEIATADDKFLGDANDHKSYMLGARVTWNIFNGGIDNANIEKSRLEYIKTKMQVELANSGIELQTQKIRTEIESLNKDIESLKKELALADEIYNNYEARYREKLSSMSDVIIKQSEQIQKILQLQQTINKRNERIFALEKLANGEKQ